In the genome of Candidatus Ornithobacterium hominis, the window GACGGCCGATGTCAGCCCGTTGGTCACCACCGTACTGCTCTCCCCACTGCTTTTCACGGCTCTTTCTCCCGTGTGGTCGTAGGTGTAGAGATGCAGTTTTCCATTATCATTTATGCCTCTCAGCCTATTTTCCTCGTCCCAGACCATAGCGCGGAAGCTCTTAGATTCCTCGTAATAGAGAGGGTTTCCGTTGCCATCATACTGGTAAGTTCGGGCTTTAGGTTTGCCCATCTCCATGATTTCACTTGGGGCGTGAGGGTGGGAAGGGTTGTTGTAGCTGTAGTCCAGCGTATAGCCCTTCTGCACCCCGCCAGAGAGGTGGTTTAGTTCTTTCTTTGTGATGGAGTTAAGATTATTATAACTCATTTTCAGCTCATAGCTGGCGCTGGTGAGCTCTCCGGTGTAGTTTCCTTTGGCGAGGGTCAGCCGGTTGAGATTATCATACTGATATTCATAGCTGGAAGCCCCGCCCAGTGCATTGCGGATAATTGGGAGCTGGTTCTCCACCTTGAGGATATTCCCTACCAAATCATACGCATAACGGTTGTTCTGGATAAGGAAACTTCCCACGCCTCCTGCTGGGGTAAGACTTTCGGCCTTGAGCTGTTCAAGGCGTCTCATCACAGGGTCGTAATGGTAACGGGTCTCGGTATCGTTTCCGTAGAGACGGTATACTTTCTGCTCAAACTCATCATAGCCCTGCTGTTTCAGGTAGGTGTAGGCATGCTCCTCACTTGGTGCTGTGCCTTCGGGAGCTTTATAGCCTTTCAGGCTCGTTAAGTTCCCTGCAATATTATACCCAAAGTCCAGTCTTTCCCCATCAGGATAAACCAGCTTTTGGATACGGTTCCAGCTGTCGTATTCATACTGGGTGACATAGGTCTGCACTTCTACGGGCTTTATACGCAGACTTCGGATTTCCTTAGTCACCTCGCCCATATCTCCGTAGAAGTATTCTGTTCCTCCACTGGCATCTTCTACCAGCCAGAGTCTTCCTCTTCTTCCTGCCTGCTCATTCTGTGCTCCATAGTGGTAGCGGACATTGTTTTCAGGATATTTCGGGTATTTTATCTCCTGCAGGCGGTTGTAGTCATAGTGGTAGGTGATATAGCCATCAGGCATTTCTTCGCGTATCTGGCTGGTTTGTCTCTTGATGAGATTTCCTGCCTTGTCATAGACCAGAATAGTCGTTCCTGCATCAGGATGTACTAATTTGGTTCTTCTTCCTAAGAGGTCATACTCGTTCAGGGTTTGGTGTCCCTGTGCATCAGTTACCTTGGTAAGCTCTCCTATGGCACTGTATTCAAAATGGGTCTCTGTGCCGTCAGGCTGCACTTGGGTCAGCACTCTTCCCTGCGCATCGGTATAGGTATGGCTTTGCCTATTGAGCGCATCAGTCTGTGTGGTGTGCAGGGTATTTTCTCCCTTGTGGTGAGTGATTTTATAGGCCGTTTTCACGCTGGAACCATCAGGCAGAATCTGCTCTACCGGCCGGTCTTTCTCATCATAGAGGGTTTTGGTCGGCGGGATGCTGCTGCTTGGTGCGGGCACCAGCTGGCTCTGCACCGATGCCGTGAATGGATAATAGGTCTCTACTACCCTGCCTAAGGCGTCATAGATCTGTTTTCCAGAGATGATGTGTTTTTCTTCATCAGCAAGTCCTCTTCCTTTGAAGATACTTGCGGTCTTTTTCACCTGCACCGCTCTTCCCAGTCCGTCAGCATAGGCATAGGTTTCTATAGCTCGGTTATGTTCAGGGTCGTAGTTTCTGGTCAGTGCATAAGGCAGCTGTCCAGCAGGACGAGACTGATTAAGGTTCGGATATTCATAACGGATGGTGTAGGGTTTTCCAGCTTTGGCTTCTTTAGGTCCTAAGATACTGATGGTTCTTCCCTTAGCATCCAGCGTATAGAGCATACTCTCCCCGTTTCGGTCAGTAGTTTTTACTGGTGCTCCAAAGCGGTAGTCATATTCTATGGTATTTTCATACCCAAAATGATCTTTAATCTTGGTAATATGGCTGTGAGTTTCAGGGTTGTACTGATAGCTGAGCTGTGAGCGTTGTCCTTTCTCATTCTCTGCTCCAGTTACCTGTATCAGGTTGCCGTATTCATCATAAGAAAGCTGTGTCTCTGTATAGATTCCTACTCCAGAGAACTGGCGTATTTTGATGACTTCTGCGGTCTGCGGGTGGATGTCTGCTTCCCGTTTTCTTACCTCTCCATTAGCATCTTTTACGATAATACTTTGGGCAATACCCCCGAAGTAAGGGGTTGCACTTTCATAATAGCGGATATCAGCTTCTATCTTATCAGAAGGTTTTCCTGCTCCATGGTCTATGTACTTGACGATATTTCCTACTCGGTCATAGTGTTTCTCCGTTTTCTTTTCTAGGTAATCGCTCTGCTCATATACTCGTTCTCTCTCTTCTTTTGGTGCGATGAATACAGATTTTGTATCCATCTGCGGAAGAGAAAGTTGGTTCGACGGGATTACCGCTCCGCTTTGTGCATCTGCGATGTGGTAAGTTACATTGCTTTCGCTGAGTTTCGCTCCATTTTTATCAAAGGTTGTACTTTTCTTAAGCTGAGATTTTCTAAAAAAGTCTTCATTATAATATTCCTGAACGCTGGTTCTCAGCACTGTACCATCTTGTGGATTGATCTGCTTCTGCTTTACCTCGCCATAACCATAGAAACTGCGCTCTCTTCGGTCATAGTAAGGTTTGTTGTATTCAAATCTTGAGATAGCGTAATCTTCTCCATCACCAGTATAGCCATCAAATACCTTTACTTCTTTAAGTACCCATTGGCTGTTAGGGTTTTCATAAGTT includes:
- a CDS encoding RHS repeat-associated core domain-containing protein; this encodes MLKRVETATGSWFEIDYERKKPTYENPNSQWVLKEVKVFDGYTGDGEDYAISRFEYNKPYYDRRERSFYGYGEVKQKQINPQDGTVLRTSVQEYYNEDFFRKSQLKKSTTFDKNGAKLSESNVTYHIADAQSGAVIPSNQLSLPQMDTKSVFIAPKEERERVYEQSDYLEKKTEKHYDRVGNIVKYIDHGAGKPSDKIEADIRYYESATPYFGGIAQSIIVKDANGEVRKREADIHPQTAEVIKIRQFSGVGIYTETQLSYDEYGNLIQVTGAENEKGQRSQLSYQYNPETHSHITKIKDHFGYENTIEYDYRFGAPVKTTDRNGESMLYTLDAKGRTISILGPKEAKAGKPYTIRYEYPNLNQSRPAGQLPYALTRNYDPEHNRAIETYAYADGLGRAVQVKKTASIFKGRGLADEEKHIISGKQIYDALGRVVETYYPFTASVQSQLVPAPSSSIPPTKTLYDEKDRPVEQILPDGSSVKTAYKITHHKGENTLHTTQTDALNRQSHTYTDAQGRVLTQVQPDGTETHFEYSAIGELTKVTDAQGHQTLNEYDLLGRRTKLVHPDAGTTILVYDKAGNLIKRQTSQIREEMPDGYITYHYDYNRLQEIKYPKYPENNVRYHYGAQNEQAGRRGRLWLVEDASGGTEYFYGDMGEVTKEIRSLRIKPVEVQTYVTQYEYDSWNRIQKLVYPDGERLDFGYNIAGNLTSLKGYKAPEGTAPSEEHAYTYLKQQGYDEFEQKVYRLYGNDTETRYHYDPVMRRLEQLKAESLTPAGGVGSFLIQNNRYAYDLVGNILKVENQLPIIRNALGGASSYEYQYDNLNRLTLAKGNYTGELTSASYELKMSYNNLNSITKKELNHLSGGVQKGYTLDYSYNNPSHPHAPSEIMEMGKPKARTYQYDGNGNPLYYEESKSFRAMVWDEENRLRGINDNGKLHLYTYDHTGERAVKSSGESSTVVTNGLTSAVITHMDDYTAYVNPYFVVQKGRFTKHYFEGSSRIVSKLGEGTFHHNNRGISAGGIDYIRQNAQMQEARDNYIRGLKVPPGPPTQHGIYASPEWTEQPYPSLGWQNIRQDQEPPEGWPRPPKFNEPGDVPGPPVQYGDPITPQTVKAGYGFIDNGIKEKNLYFYHPDHLGSSSYITDREGRITQHTEYIAFGEVLFEEHSTSKTMPYLFNGKELDTETGLYYYGARYYDPRVSLWLNVDPLAEKTMTPYAYTNNNPINLIDPTGMKPEDPPAKRILAVFYHGGPTGDGQIRPSTKGTGGAGDRFNATAAYAKSRELDFKGAVISPSFTQNAGVETGKDFINKNYKEGDVVIIYGYSYGGDNAVNLAEEISNIPINTMIIVDSSDGPFQGLTVDTSIPDNVDTAFNFFQENYSGASSSSRITGISSNSGGSNRSNKIDSGTSNSPGSRGYRHTSEGKAKVNNIKIVGDDVTHGNIQEKASQNIQSRINNRIDNAVNN